The following DNA comes from Candidatus Dormiibacterota bacterium.
CCAACGGCGCCCTCGGCCCGATGGACGCTCAACGCGCCGTCTCGAGGCTCGTGGCGGGCGACGTCCTTGTCTTGCAGCTCGAGGTCCCCATCAGCGTCATCGAACACGCGGCCACCGTCGCCCGCCGGGCCGGGGCTTTTGTCTTGCTCAATGCCGCGCCCGCCCAGCGGCTCGAGCCGGGGCTCTTGAGTCAGCTGGACGCGCTCGTCGTCAACGAACGCGAGGCCAGCGCGTTCGTCGATCGTGACGACCCGTCAACCATGGCGGCAGCATTACGGACCCTAGGCCCGAAGCTCGTGATCGTGACGCTCGGGCCATCCGGCAGCGTCTTCTGCGACGAGACCGGCGTGCATCGCGTCGAGCCTTTTGACGTCGAGTCGATCGACAGTACCGGGGCCGGTGACGCCTTCATGGGCGCGCTTGCGGTCGGAATCGCCCGTAGGCTCCCCACAGCCGCCGCGGTTCGCTTCGCGAACGCTGCCGGTGCGGCGGCCACCAGCTCGGTCGGGGCCCAGGCGGCGCTGCCCCGGCTGGATGACCTGAGGCGGCGTTTTGGTCTCGACCTGTCATCCTCTGAGCAGTAACAATGCCTAGAAAGGTAATCCTGGATTGCGACCCAGGCCACGATGACGCCATGGCGATCTTGCTCGCGCACGGCAATCCGGAGATCGAGCTGCTGGCCATCACCACGGTCGCTGGTAATCAGACCGTTGACAAGACGAGCCTCAATGCGCGCCGGGTCTGTTCCGTCGCTGGCATTCACGTGCCGATTGCCGCCGGCTGCGACCGGCCTCTTACTCGCGTACTGAAAACGGCGGCTTATATTCATGGCGAATCCGGGCTCGACGGGCCGGCGTTTGGCGAACCGACGGTGCCGCTCGACGGGCGGCACGCCGTGGACTTATTGATCGAATTATTGATGTCCTCGAGTGGCGACATCACGCTGGTGCCGACCGCGCCGCTGACGAACATCGCCGTGGCCGTCCGCAAAGAGCCACGCATCGTCAAGAAAGTCAAAGAGATCGTCCTCATGGGTGGTGCCTACACAAGGGGCAATACGACACCAGCCGCTGAATTTAATATCGCCGTGGATCCCGAGGCGGCCGCGATTGTTTTCACGGCCGGCTGGCCATTGACGATGGTCGGCCTGGACTTGACGCACCAGGCGCTGGCCACCCCAGCCGTCCTGCAACGGATCGCCGCCCTCGGCACGCCAATATCAAAAATCGCTGTCCAGCTCATGGAGTTCTTTCGCGAGACGTACCGGCGCAATGCCGGCTTCGATTCACCGCCGGTGCACGATCCGTGCGCCGTTGCCCGGGTCATCGATCCAAACGTCATGACCTGCGTCGACGCCTTCGTCGCGATCGAGACCCGCGGTGAATTCACGTCCGGCATGACGGTGACGGACTTCTCTGGGCGTTTGGGCCAGCCGAACGCGAAAGTCCCGACGCAGCTCGACGTGGCCAAGTTCTGGAATCTTATGGTCGACGCGATCGAGCGAATCGGCGCGTCCGACGTCCAGGCGTCCTGACCCGTGTCCCGTCGCGCGGCCGTGCTGATGATTTCTCTCATGCTCGCGGCCTGCGGCGGGCCAAATGCAGCCCCCGACACGGCTCGAACGCACGTCTGCATCGCGACCAACTCCGACGGGCCTGCGCCGCATACGTTCAACCAGCTGGCGATCGACGGCGCCCGCGGCACCGGCGCAGCCGTCCAGGTGATCACCTCGAAGACAACGACGGAGTATTTATCTGCGCTACAACGCTGTGTTGCCGCCAAGCCGGAATTGATTATTGCCGTGTCGATCGACATGGCGAGCGCCGTCTGGCACGCGGCGCAGGTGAATACGAAGCAAAAGTTTGCGCTGGTCGACGCGATGCCCGTCGACGACAACAGCCAGGAGGTCACCCTGAGCAACGTTAACGGGCTGCTCTTCAATGAACAGGAGCCGGCCTACCTGGTCGGCGCCATGGCGGGCTTGATGGAAAAAGAGAAAATCGGCAATGCCAGCCACAACGTCCTGGGGGTACTCGGCTCGAACCACGGGCCCGGTGTCGATCCCTATATCGCCGGCTTCGTCACAGGTGCCCGCGACGCCGATCCGAGCGTGGTCTTCAAAATTGCGTACTCCGACTCGCAGGACACGGCATTCTGCAAGCAGCTGGGGATCACCCAGATCTCGGCGGGAGCCGATCTTCTCTTTGAAGTCACAGGCCGCTGCGCCTCCGGCTACATCGATGCCGCCTACGACGCCTCGGGCTATGCGATCGGCTCGAACAACGACCAGGCGTTCGTCAGCCCCGCGGTTATCACCAGCGCGTTGAAGCGCGTCGATCGGGCCGTTGCGCTGACGATCCAGCGGCTGCAAAACGGACAGTTTAGACCTGGCAAGCAGGTGTTCTCCCTGCAGGAAGATGCCACCGGCTTCAGCACGCCCAGCAGCGTCGTCCCCCAGGACATCGTCAACCAGGTCCTCGATCTGCGCACGAAGATCCGCAACGGCAGCATCACGCCACCGGACGTCGTCCCGCCGGGTGTCTAATTGGCCGGAGGAACTCCTTCCCCCCTCGGGGGGAGGGTCGGGTGGGGGTTTCTAGCCCGACGTCGGCGTCGCTGGACGTAGTTTCGCCATCGCGTCGACGAACTCGCGGCGAAGCGGGGCACGGGTGACTTCGTCGCCGAAGCCGCCATCGAGCGCCTGCAGGTTCATCGCGGATATCTCCTCGGGTGAGCAGCCCAACGCATGAGAGACTGTCTGATATTCCTGCGTCAACGTCACGTTAGATACGGTCCGCGAGTCCGTGCTGATCGTGACTTTGATGCCCTGCTCGTAAAAGCGCCTCAACGGATGATCCTCGAGTCGCTGCACAGCTTTCGTCTGCGCGTTGCTCGTTGGCGCCATGTCGAGTTGCACACCGTTTTCTTTGATCATGGCGATGACTTCCGCGTCTTCCTGGGCTCGCACGCCGTGCCCGAGGCGCACGGCTCCCATCGAGATCGCCTGACGGACGCTTTCGGGCCCGGCGGCTTCCCCGGCATGAATCGTGATGTTCAAGCCCAGTGATCGGGCGACGCGGAACGCGTCTTCGTGCAGGATCGGTGGATGGCCCGCCTCGTCGCCGGCCAGGTCGAATCCGACGACCCCCTCGCCCACGTATCGACCAGCGATCTGCGCGAGCGACACGTTCTGGGCCGGCGGCATGTCCCGCAGCGCCGTTACGATCACGCCACCCTCGAGCCCGAACGCTTTCTTACCGGCGGTCCAGCCGCTCAGCACCGCCCGAATCACGTCCGTGAGCGACAGACCCTGCTGGACGTGCAGCCACGGCCCGTATCGGATCTCGGCATATCGCACGTTATCGTTCTTCAGATCTTCGCAGAGCTCGTACGTGGCCCGCTCGAGCGCCGGCACCGTCTGTAGGACCGCGATCGGCAACTCGAAGTAGGCGATGTACTCAACGAGGGACGCCGTACGGTCGGTGGCCTCGAGAAAGTCCCTGAGCTTTCCGACATCCTGTGTCGGCAGAAGAACGCCACCTTGCTTAGCCAGCTCCAGGACAGTCTGGGGACGCACAGAACCGTCGAGGTGGAGATGCAGCTCGGCCTTAGGAATCGCCTGAAAGTAGGAGGCATCGTCCATCGAAGATTCCGCCGTATGCTACCAGCCGCCTCTGGCCCGCGCCTGACGATCGCTCTCGCTCGCGATTCAGGCTGATCGCGCGCTGGGTATCACCGGCCGCGGCGGTGGGATCGCGGAGAATTGAGCGTCCTTGTGGCGGACCAGCCGCCAGCCCTCTTCATGGACCCCGCGGTGGTGCGGCCGGCATAAGAGGGCCAGGTTGGGCAGCGCCGTCGCGCCGCCCCGCGTCCACCACACCAGGTGATGCCCATCACACCAGATCGGCGGCCGCGTACAGCCGGGAAAGACACAGTGCCGGTCGCGCGCTTCGAGCGCGCGCCGGGTCGACGCCGGGACCGTTCGGCTGGCGTGGTTGAGCTCCTGGTCCAGCTCGCCCTGGCCGGTGATCCGGATGATCGCACTGTCGCAGGCGTAGCGCTGAACGGTCTCCGCCGGCACGGTGCCGCCGCCATCCAGCTCACCCGCCGGCGCGCCCGGCGTCCCCGCCAGCGTGTCGAGGCTGGCGCGAATGATCAATTGCGGCCGCGGGCCGGCGCCAGTGCGCTTGCCGCCCGACCCACCCTGGCGGCCGAGTTCCACGAGCGCGTCGGCGCTACGCTGCCCATAGCTGCGCGCGTCATCCTTGACCGGCGTCATGAATTTCTGCAGGGCGCCGCGGAGCGTCGCGCCGCCCTCGGCATCGAGCACGCCATCGAGCCGCACCATGCCGTCCTGCGGCTCGCTGATGTGGAAGTACCGCCGCTGGTACGCGTGGTTCGCTTCGGCGAGGGCCCCCGCCGCGTCGACTCGGTGCTCGAAATTCTTCGCCACGCCGACGAACTGGCCCGGGTCCATGCTGCGGGCGGCATCGAGTAGGCTGGCCTCTTCTCTGCGCACCGCGGCGGCGCCGACGTGCTCCGCGGCGCGGGCCATGACGACCGCATGCTGGTAACCGAGGTCGCCGTTTGCGAAGGCCGCCTCCGTCTTGGGGAGCTGCTCCAGCTGGCGGGCGATCTCGACCCGCTCCAGCGCCGCGCCGCCGGAGAGCTTGCACTTCCAGCGCAGCCACGCCGTCAGCGAGAGGGCGCCATCGGCCTTGTACTCGCCCGACTTGTCGAAGCGGCGCACGCCATCGGCGAAGACCGACTCAGACCGGTCGATGACGCCGCGGATTTCAATCAGCGGCTCGCCGAGCGAGGCGTCGTCCTGGGCGCTCAGCCAGCCCAGCAGATCGTCCAGGGCGGCCTTGATCCGTGCGAGCGGAGTCCCCGATCGATCGCCTGCCGCGCCCATGCTTCCATCGTGCAGCACAGGTGCGACAGCTGTCTGTCAATCACCCAGAGACCACAATACTTACCGCACCGAGCAGTCGCTACGCGGCGCGCTTGTGGCCGTTGCCAGTCAGCACCAGGCCCAGCATCTCGGACGGCCGCGTCGCCCACAGTCGGTGCCGGCGGAACGCCGCCCGAAGCTCCGGCGTCAGTCCCCAGGCGGCGAGCACGGTGCGCACCCGGGCAGCCCTGCCGGTCATAAGGTCCACCATACTGTCGCCGACGTACACCGCGTTCGAGCGCGACAATCCCAGGTGGCCAATGGCCGCCAGCAATGGGTCCGGCGCCGGCTTGGGCGGCGTCACATCCTCGAAGCCGATCACGACGCCGAAGAATCCCCGCAGGCCGCACGCCTCGAGCTCCGCCTCGATCAGCGCCCGCCGCTTACAGGAGACGACGCCCAGCGGCGAACCGGCTTGATGAAGCTTCCGGACGAGGGTCGGGATGCCGCGGAACACGCGCGCATGGCCGAGCCTCGAATCCACCGAGCGATACGTCGCAACCAGCTCCTCCCACATGTGTGGCGCGACGATCTTCATCTGCTCCGGCAGGGGCAGGCCTCGGTTCTGCCGGAAGAGCTGGCGCGCGCCCTCGTCCAGGCGATGCGTCCGCATCACGTGCGCGAACGCCTCCTCGATCAGTGGATAGCTGTCAACCAGCGTGCCGTCGAAGTCGAAGATCAGGCCCCGCGCACGGCCATTGTGGCCGGCGGAGGGCGTAAGGGGTCGAAGAAGAGACTCTGGTTCGGTTGCCACGTGTCATCAACATCCCTCGGGTAGGCTGGGCGCGCTCCCCCGGGTGCTGCGCTGTCGACGAATCGACCCTTCCCAACAAAATTATGCCAGTCGTATAACGTCGCCGTCCACCATTCCTCTCGGAAACCGGGACTGGCCAAACGCCCGTTCGCTCAGGTCTCAGGAACCAGCTGGATAAGGGACGCACCCGGCATTGGCAGCGGAAACTCCAGGACGGCGTTCCCGCGCTCCGCGGCCACCATCCCAGGCGGCACGAGGGCGTCCAACCGGTCCGCCTGCCGAAGCCTCGCCCAGCTTTGCGCGTCCGGCCAGTCGGGCGAGCCGGCCGCCGGCCAATGGCGTGCGATATTGGAATGTTCCCGATCGAGCCGCCAGTGCTCCCTGCGGTAACGGGCCGCGCCGAGACCAGAGAACCGCAGCCTCACATTTCGATCCAGCAGCGCGGCGCCGTCCTGCTTGCTCTGGTCCAGGGTGCCGTTCCAGACGACTGCGTGAATGGCACCGTCCGGACTCGACGTGGCGATGGCCTGGACCAGTGATTCCGCTCCGTCGCCGTTGACGTCGACGACCAGCCGATCACGACCCAGCATCTCGAGCATTCGCAGCGCCCAGTAGCGTGGCTTGCGCAGGTTGCCGACCGCCAGCAGGCCGAACCCCCCGTGTAGCAACCGCGGCGGCCGGCCGAGTTCCTCGAAGTGATCCGAGATGACCCAATACGCCAGATGCTCGGCGCGATCCATGGCCGAAAACATGCCGTGCAGGACAAACGGCCCACCCAGCACAGAATCGTTGATCGGCGCGAAGTGCCGAGGACTAACCCCCCATTCTGTCCACCACACCGGCCGGGGTCCGAGCCCGACGTCCATGGCCGTTGCCGCCACATCGAGCGGGAGATTCCCGTACGTATGGGTCGCGAGGAAATCGACGGCGGCGCCCGACTCGATCACGTGGGCGGCGAAATCGGCGATCCAGCCGGCGGCCGCGGTTGCCGGTCCCCCCACCTTGAGGCGCGCATCGACGGCCTTGATGGCGGCGGCCGCCTCGTCATAGAGTCGGAAATACTCCTGCCGGCTGCTGCTCCAGAAGACCTCGAGGTTGGGTTCATTCCAGACCTCGAACCCCCAGTCGGCGACCTCGGCGATGCCGTAGCGATCTACCAGATGTTGCGCGAGCGCGCCCACCAGGCCGCGCCACCGACCCCAGTCCTTCGGCGGCGAGATGATGGCACGGTAGTCAAAGACCGTCGCGCGCGGATCCCGAGCCAGCGCCCTCGGCATGAAGGAGAGTTCGACGACCGGGCGGAGTCCAAGAGCGAGAAGCCGATCGTAGACGCGGTCGACGCCAGCGAAGTCATAAGCGGGCCTGCCATCGGGTTCTGAATACACGCCAAGATCATCCATCAGGATGCCGTGCGCCCGAACGCGATTGACGCCGAGCTCCTCATGGGCTATGCGAAACGCCTGCGCGAACTCCTCGCCGACATCGAAGCCATCATCATTGCGACCGTAGAAGAGCTGCGTCAGATGTTCCGAGCCGACCATGTGCCAGGGCCGGACCAGCGGACGCAGCACCGCACCCGCATGAACAGTGACCTCAACCGCGCCGGGCCTGGTCGTCGCTTTGGCCCGCACCCCCGGCGACAACGGTCCGTGCGTGCCGTCCGCCGAGGTCAGCGACGCCACGGCGTACCAGGCGTCGACACCCGGACGTCCCGTGGTGTCGGCATAACATGGTCCCGGCACGGCGAGCACGTCTCCCCCACCGTGATCGATCGTCGTAAAGGGGCCATCCGGACGTTCCGACCGCTGCACCACATAGCCGGCGGCGCCCTTCACCAGCGACCAGCGCAGGGTTACCTGTCCCCCACCGGCCTCGGCGCGAACATCGTCAGGTGCCAGCAGCTCCTCGGCAATCGCTGCCGCGACCGAATCGCGGCGATGCCCGACCCGCCGTTCCCAATCGAGGCGGGCGGCCGCCTCCCGTTGCTTGGGAGGCGGCTGGCCCGAAGTCGACATCAGTCGTTGTTGCGCGATGCGATGGAGAATGTCTCCATCGAAAGGTACATACGCGCCGCCCACGCGACCGGGTCGTGAGCGAAGTGTTGCTGCATCTCACGGTTCTGTAGTGCATTGTCCAGTGCGGCCATGATCATCGAGTGGTCGAGCACCAGGATCCGATGGCCGACCGAGCCGGTCACGGGGTTGACGGCATCGAAGAAACCGTTGGCCCCGTACACCCCGGGATAGCGCTGACGCAGGGCCTTAATGTTGCCGTAGGCCTGCTGGGCCGCGACATCCAGGGCAAGAAATGACGCGTGCGGCGTAACCACGTCCTCGGTTGCGCAGCCGTGGCACTGGGACAACCCGCTGCTCGGGTGGCTGGCGTTGGCCCCGAACCCGTAGTAGGGGAAAGTCAGGCCCTCGACCCCGAAGCCGCCATAGCCGCCACTGTCGTCTGCGGTGCTGGACGGCGACATGCCCCAGACCGGGTAGTGGAGCTGCTGGGTTGCGTACCTGATGGCTACCTGTGGAGTCCGCACGTCCGCAAGACCGAAGCTGTTTGGCCCCCAGGTGGTCTCCGGGACGACCTCATTTGCCATCAGGCCCTCGAACATCCCGCCGGCAAACGTGGGGATGAAGGTAAGATTCGCGCCCGGATAGGTGTAGTGGCCTTCCCAGACGTCGAATTTCTTGCCCGACTGGGGATCGCGGTAGACCGTCCAGTAGCCGCCGTGCGGCCACTGCCCTTGCCATGAGAAGTCGGGGTCAGTCGCCTGGCATTCGGGATGCGGAGCCTTCGGCGGTAGCACCCGCCAGCTGCGCCACCAAACGTCGCCGGGCATCTGGTGCAGTCCCATCCCAATGTACGCCGAGATTCGCGGATCACTGTAGAAGGCGCCGTTATGGTAGTAGTGCGGGCCGTTGCTGCCCACGTCCGGTGGAAGCCCGACATAATAGCCACCGTACATCTGGCCGGTGGGTTGATTGCCAACGGCGGGGTTGACGTTGCATCTCGTCTGTGGACGACCGTCATAGAAGAGCCCGAAGTCCATCGGCGCGATCAGCTGGTCGACCTGGCGCCGCAGGCTCGGTAGCGCACTGCGGGCGATGATCAGACCGGATGCGTACCAGCCATTGTCGACGTTGGAAATGAAGTAGCAGTTATCGAATACCGGGTTGGGCTCGGCCGAGCAATCCGATTGACCCGGGTTCAGGATCACGTTCCCGGTCGTGGTGTCGTACCACTGGTAAAGAAATCCGTGATCGCGTTTTAGCGTGGCGACTTCGGTCAGGGTGGCCGAGATCTCCTTCGTCGCCTCACGCTTGCTGATCAGTCCGAGGTCATGGGCCGCCACGACCGCCCACAGGTACACTCCGATGTTGGCCGCCGAGGTGTACCGGCCATAACTGGTTGGTGTAGGCGAACCCCCCGCGTAAGTGAGGTTGTCCATCGGCAGATGGGTCTGGGGGTCGACGTCCTTGGCGTAGAACTTCCAGGTATCGCGCGCGATCGCCATCAGCGTCTTGCGCTGCTGCTCGCTCAACCCATTACAGTCTTGCCCCTGGTGGTCGCCCTGGCAATTGGACTGTCCCTGGTCACCCGGACCGGCTGCCGCCGCGGGCGACGCGAAGGCGGCGGCCAGCAGGACAATCGAGAAAAGCACACCGAAGACGCGCGTACGAACCATGCTTGATTCCTCCTTAACCCTTGAGGCCGGTTGTCGCGATGCCCTGCTGCACGAACCGCTGCAGCAGCAAGAAAACCAAAAGCACGGGAGCGATCAGTACGACCGAGCCTGCCATCAGCATGCCGTAGTCGATCGCGTTCTGCCCGATCGAGAAGGTCGCAACCGCGACCGGCAGCGTGTACATCGAGTCGCTTGTCGCGATGATCAGCGGCCACAGGAAGTTGTTCCAGCTGCCGAGGAATGTCAGGATGCCCAGCGTCGCCAGCGGCGCGCCTAGGAGCGGGAGCACGACCCGCCGGAAGACCGTGAACTCACCGGCGCCGTCCATGCGCGCCGCCTCCAGGAGCTCGTCGGGGATGCCCTGGATGAACTGGCGCATCAGGAAGACGCCGAACGCCTGGGCGGCGAACGGCAGGATCAGCCCGGCGTAGCTGTTGACGAAACCCAGGTTGCTCATCAGCACAAAGAGTGGAACCAGGTAGACCGTCTGCGGCACCATGATGGTCGCCAGCACGATCAGGAAGACCGCGCTCTTCCCACGAAAGCGCAGTTTGGCCAGCGCGTAGCCGATCATCGAGCAGAACAGCAGGTTCGACGCGACCACGATGGTGGCCACGATCACCGAGTTGACGAAGTACTGTGGGAAGTTCAGCTTGGTGAAGATCGTCGTGTAGTTGTCGAGGGTAAACGTCTGCGGGATCCAGGTCGGTGGCACGTGATGGAGCTCAGCGGACGTCTTGACCGAGCTGGCGACCATCCAGAGGAAGGGACCGACCAGCAAGACCAGGCCGATCAGTAACACGGCATACACCCACAAGGAATTACCCTCGCGACGGCCACCACGTGACGGACGCTGCTCGGGTCTGGCCTGGGTGACTACAGGAATGGCTGAGCGGACGGGGGCTGCCACACTCATGTGTCGCTCCTCAACAGCCGGAACTGGATGAGGGTGACCGCCGCGATGACGACGAACAGCGTGTAGGCCATGGCGCTCGCGTAGCCCTGGTGGAAGAAGTTGAAGCCCTGCTGGTAGACGTACATCGAAATCGGCCGCGTCTTGTTCAGCGGGCCGCCTTGCGTCATGACGAAGGGCTCCTCGAAGACCTGCAGGAACCCGATGGTGGTGACCACGGTAAGAAGCAGCGTCGTCGGCTTCAGCATCGGCAGCGTGATGCTGCGGAATTCCTGCCAGCGGTTGGCGCCATCGATGCGGGCCGCCTCGTAGAGGTCGTTCGGGATGCCCTGGAGGCCCGCCAGGAAGATGATCATCGCATTGCCGAAGTTGCGCCAGACCATCAGGGCGACGATGATCCCCACGGCGAGGGTGGGATTGCCTAGCCAGTCGGGTCCTGCGATGCCGAAGGTATGCAAGAGGCCGTTCACGAGGCCGAAGTCGGTATTGAACAGGAAGCGCCAGATGACCGCGATCGCCACGATGCTCGACACAACCGGCAGGTAATAGCCAACCCGGAAGACCGCCCGGAAGCGGCTGATCCCGCGATTGAGCGCGACCGCAGCCGCCAGCCCAACTGCCAGGTTCAAGACGGTGCCGAACACGACGAAGATGGTGGTAGTCAAAGCCGCCTGCAGGAAGTTCGGGTCATGCAGGAGCCTGGCGTAGTTGCCCAACCCGATGAAGTGCGCGGAGAACGGGTCGACGAGGTTGCCGAGGCTGAAGTCCGTGAAGCTCAGGATGGCCGAGGCAAGAATGGGCAGCGCCAGGAACGCGAGAAAGATCAGCAGGAACGGCGCCGAGAAGGCCCACCCGGTGAGGGCCTCCTTGAGCCACCCGCGCCTGGCGGCTGGCCGCGCCCGCGGAACGGACGCGACCAGCGCTTGTTGGGCGCTCATCGGCTAGCCCCCGATGATCTGGGTTGCCTGCTGCTGCATGCCTTTCGCGGCATCCGCCGGGGTCGCCTTGTTCAGTGAGGCCTTCTCTTGCCAGTCGTCGATCGCCTTCGCTACCTCTTCCCACTGCGGGATGTTCGGCGGTGAATGCGCGTCCTTCAACTGGGCGCCGAAGACCTTCAGGTTGGGATCGGCCGTGAGCGCTGGGTCGCCCCAGGCATCCTGGCGCGATGGCAGATCTTTCAGTTCCTTGTACCAGCTGATCTGGGTGTCTTTTGACGTCATGAACTGGACAAACTTCCAGGCGGCGTCCTGGTTCTTGCTGTTCTTGAAGACGACCCAGTCGCTGCCGCCGACGAACGAGGTCGCCGACTTATCACCCTTGGGCATGGGCGCCACGGCCCACTTCGACTGGTCGAGGCCGGCCTTCGAGATCAGACCTGCCATCCAGGGCCCAGAAATGAACATCGGGTCGTCGCCCGCGACGAACGCCTGGATCAGATCGAACCCCTGCGGCTGCGAGCTCCGGGTGAGGCCCTTCTTGAAGAAGTCGCTGTAGAAGGTCAGGGCCTTGA
Coding sequences within:
- a CDS encoding sugar ABC transporter permease, with protein sequence MSAQQALVASVPRARPAARRGWLKEALTGWAFSAPFLLIFLAFLALPILASAILSFTDFSLGNLVDPFSAHFIGLGNYARLLHDPNFLQAALTTTIFVVFGTVLNLAVGLAAAVALNRGISRFRAVFRVGYYLPVVSSIVAIAVIWRFLFNTDFGLVNGLLHTFGIAGPDWLGNPTLAVGIIVALMVWRNFGNAMIIFLAGLQGIPNDLYEAARIDGANRWQEFRSITLPMLKPTTLLLTVVTTIGFLQVFEEPFVMTQGGPLNKTRPISMYVYQQGFNFFHQGYASAMAYTLFVVIAAVTLIQFRLLRSDT